A window from Chitinophagales bacterium encodes these proteins:
- a CDS encoding energy transducer TonB yields the protein MKKLLFLLAFSLYAYNADAQYTDTVRQYLLNNVDANGQITGYRVVNPDSSDFTYYRIAKKTEQGAWHVQIFYADSKSLQSEGMYLDDSMTVKDGKFYEYYDNGKLASEHTYYQNNPVGLSRAYYKNGVLADSSRYKSTGMPFHKSFYWDEEGHLVQYGDYDMKGTGAGYLTSYYEDSSVSEYGKFAAGHIKDSVWTYYHKNRKVSFTGNYDSGKLADCSCYDMNGEQITMSKCDSGQVAPRPTYNPYEYLAKNCKMPDEAKDKGLWGRHVVMVKFTINTDGKICCPEIAKGSGYKCFDDESLRVIGLLPAWKPAKYRNRPIREYYVLPVSFILE from the coding sequence ATGAAGAAACTATTATTCCTGTTAGCCTTTTCGCTATACGCATACAACGCAGACGCTCAATATACAGATACTGTCAGGCAGTACTTGTTAAATAACGTTGATGCTAATGGCCAGATCACAGGCTATAGAGTAGTAAACCCTGACAGCTCGGATTTTACATATTACAGGATCGCAAAAAAGACAGAGCAGGGGGCGTGGCATGTGCAGATTTTTTATGCGGATTCAAAATCGTTGCAATCAGAAGGTATGTACCTGGATGACAGCATGACCGTAAAAGATGGCAAGTTCTATGAATACTACGATAATGGCAAATTAGCAAGTGAACATACTTATTATCAAAACAACCCTGTTGGATTATCCAGGGCATATTATAAAAATGGTGTGTTAGCTGATTCTTCGAGGTATAAATCTACAGGAATGCCCTTTCATAAATCATTCTATTGGGATGAGGAGGGACACTTAGTGCAATATGGTGATTATGATATGAAAGGCACCGGAGCAGGATATTTGACATCATATTATGAGGATAGCTCAGTGTCGGAATATGGCAAATTTGCCGCTGGTCATATTAAAGATAGTGTATGGACTTATTATCATAAAAACCGTAAAGTGAGTTTTACCGGCAATTATGATAGTGGAAAGTTGGCCGATTGCTCATGCTATGACATGAATGGAGAGCAAATTACAATGTCAAAATGTGATTCTGGTCAGGTTGCTCCCCGGCCTACTTACAATCCTTATGAATATTTAGCGAAAAATTGCAAAATGCCTGATGAAGCTAAAGATAAAGGTCTGTGGGGCAGGCATGTTGTAATGGTAAAATTTACGATCAACACTGACGGTAAAATTTGCTGTCCTGAAATTGCAAAAGGAAGTGGTTACAAGTGCTTTGATGATGAAAGCCTTAGGGTAATAGGATTGTTGCCGGCATGGAAACCGGCTAAGTATCGCAATCGCCCGATAAGGGAATATTATGTGTTGCCGGTTAGTTTCATTTTGGAATAA
- a CDS encoding TonB-dependent receptor — protein sequence MQTADAQLYTIKGRVLDGKDKSPMVGVTVKTTLQDKDKAAITDIDGHYTIADLPRGQYKISYRYLGYREVTKTIEVTNKDVTVDDLQMSTDKNQLKEVVVKDVRARAEIKGDTVQFNADAFKTNPDATAEDLVKKMPGVVVGPNGVQVNGETVKKVLVDGKEFFGSDPNAAMKNLPADIISKVQVFDNMSDQASFTGFSDGTTDAALNFITKDGMAKGQFGRAYVGYGTNQRYNAGLSLNFFNDDQRISILGMSNNINQQNFSTSDVMGLMGSGGPRRGPGGGGNSGGLDVRSLVNGGTSNGNTTTNAGGINYTDQLGKKVKLTGSYFFNSTDNVNEASIVRNYFTADQLLYNEKSLTETKNINHRASLRVEYAIDNKNSIIYTPTFTTQQNKYSTSLNGVYNTTSDGLTSSTQNNQYSDNTSYNINNNLLLRHKFNKRGRTLSLDLSSKNTTQDGTGNYYSLTEYKSQVGNKLLDQEYTNNNNVNSYSANLTYTEPVGKKGQVMISYNPSIQKSVADKTTNDKDSVTGDYTQLNKILSNKYNNNYTTQRGGATYRVNVGKTSYSIGADVQSADLQGELIYPSAGQVDRNFLNVLPTAMFTYRKSKEQSLRVMYRTNTNAPAITDLQNVVDYSNPLLLSTGNPNLNQSYDHNLMIFYRTVDTKTSRTFFSMARGKYTSNYISSQTIIPTADTIINNVQVNKGSQMVMPVNMNGYYSLNTFMVYGTPISLLKSNINLSGGVNYTRTPTIINDQENISNNTAFSLRTYLGSNISEKADFNLSYSGTYNIVKNSLQKQSDNNYFTHTASANVNFILGNRIVLNSSYNYTVYAGLTDSYNQGYQLWNAYVGYKFLKQKQLEAKLSVFDILKQNTNISRTVNATYTQDNQSTVLQRYFMVTLTYTLKNFVKGEMPVDNRPPGMPMHPPHRRD from the coding sequence ATGCAAACGGCTGATGCACAGTTATATACCATAAAAGGGCGTGTGCTGGATGGGAAAGACAAGTCGCCTATGGTAGGGGTGACCGTGAAAACCACGCTGCAGGACAAAGACAAAGCAGCCATAACGGATATAGATGGTCATTATACCATTGCAGACCTGCCACGCGGGCAATACAAAATAAGCTACAGGTACCTTGGCTACCGGGAGGTAACAAAGACCATAGAAGTGACCAATAAAGATGTTACTGTAGACGACTTACAAATGAGTACGGACAAGAACCAGCTGAAAGAAGTAGTGGTGAAAGACGTACGTGCAAGGGCCGAAATAAAAGGAGATACCGTACAGTTTAACGCAGACGCTTTCAAGACCAACCCCGATGCTACTGCTGAAGACCTGGTGAAGAAAATGCCCGGTGTGGTAGTGGGCCCCAATGGCGTGCAGGTAAACGGGGAAACGGTAAAAAAGGTATTGGTAGACGGTAAAGAATTCTTTGGCAGCGACCCTAACGCAGCGATGAAGAACCTGCCCGCAGATATCATCAGCAAGGTGCAGGTGTTTGACAACATGAGCGACCAGGCAAGCTTTACAGGTTTTTCGGATGGGACTACCGATGCGGCGCTGAACTTTATTACCAAAGACGGTATGGCCAAAGGGCAGTTTGGCAGGGCATACGTAGGATATGGTACGAACCAGCGATATAATGCGGGATTGTCGCTGAACTTTTTCAATGATGATCAGCGTATCTCTATCCTAGGCATGTCTAACAACATCAATCAACAGAACTTCAGTACAAGTGACGTAATGGGGCTGATGGGCAGTGGTGGGCCGAGGCGCGGACCAGGGGGTGGCGGCAACAGCGGCGGCCTGGATGTACGCAGCTTAGTGAATGGAGGAACCAGCAATGGTAATACCACCACAAATGCAGGAGGCATCAACTATACTGACCAGTTAGGCAAAAAAGTAAAACTGACAGGTAGTTATTTTTTCAACTCGACAGATAATGTGAATGAGGCAAGCATTGTGCGTAACTATTTTACAGCCGACCAATTGCTGTATAATGAAAAGAGCCTGACAGAAACAAAGAATATCAACCACAGGGCCAGCCTGCGTGTTGAATACGCAATTGACAATAAGAACTCTATTATATACACGCCTACCTTCACCACACAACAAAATAAATACAGCACCTCGCTGAATGGTGTATATAATACTACCAGCGATGGCCTGACCAGCAGTACGCAGAACAACCAGTATTCTGATAATACCAGCTACAATATCAACAACAACCTGTTGCTGAGGCACAAGTTCAACAAACGCGGCAGGACCTTATCGCTGGATCTGTCGTCGAAAAACACCACACAGGATGGTACGGGCAACTACTATTCGCTGACTGAATATAAAAGCCAGGTAGGTAATAAACTGCTGGACCAGGAATATACTAACAACAACAACGTGAACAGCTATTCGGCCAACCTGACCTATACAGAGCCTGTGGGCAAAAAGGGGCAGGTGATGATCAGCTACAATCCATCAATACAAAAAAGTGTAGCGGATAAGACAACCAATGATAAAGACAGTGTGACGGGGGACTACACACAACTGAACAAGATACTATCCAACAAATACAACAACAACTATACTACACAAAGGGGCGGAGCCACCTACAGGGTGAACGTGGGCAAAACCAGCTACTCGATAGGTGCGGACGTGCAATCGGCCGACCTGCAGGGAGAACTGATATACCCATCGGCAGGGCAGGTGGACAGGAACTTTCTGAATGTATTGCCTACGGCTATGTTCACATACAGGAAAAGCAAAGAGCAATCGCTGCGTGTGATGTATCGTACCAACACCAACGCACCGGCTATTACCGACCTGCAAAACGTGGTGGACTATTCTAACCCATTATTACTGAGCACAGGTAACCCCAACCTTAACCAGAGTTACGATCACAACCTGATGATATTTTACCGTACGGTGGACACTAAAACATCGAGGACCTTCTTCAGTATGGCCAGGGGTAAGTATACCAGCAACTATATCTCATCTCAGACCATCATACCTACTGCTGACACTATCATCAATAACGTACAGGTGAACAAGGGCAGCCAGATGGTGATGCCGGTGAATATGAACGGCTATTACAGCCTGAATACTTTTATGGTATATGGTACGCCCATATCATTGCTTAAATCAAATATTAACCTGAGTGGTGGTGTGAACTATACACGTACGCCTACTATCATCAACGACCAGGAAAACATATCAAATAATACCGCCTTCAGCCTGAGGACCTACCTGGGCAGTAACATCAGCGAGAAAGCAGATTTCAACCTGAGCTATTCCGGCACCTACAACATAGTGAAGAATAGTTTGCAAAAACAATCGGACAATAACTACTTCACACACACGGCCAGCGCCAACGTGAACTTTATACTCGGCAACAGGATAGTACTGAACAGCAGCTACAACTATACTGTTTACGCCGGGCTGACAGATAGCTACAACCAGGGATACCAGTTATGGAATGCGTACGTCGGTTACAAATTCCTGAAACAAAAGCAACTGGAAGCCAAGCTATCTGTTTTCGACATACTGAAACAGAACACCAACATCAGCCGTACCGTGAACGCTACCTATACACAGGACAACCAAAGCACTGTACTGCAACGCTACTTCATGGTGACGCTGACATATACTCTAAAGAACTTTGTGAAAGGCGAAATGCCTGTCGACAACAGGCCACCGGGTATGCCTATGCATCCACCACATCGCAGGGACTAA
- a CDS encoding NAD(P)-dependent oxidoreductase codes for MIAFLGTGHLGGNFTRALLAKGETVHVWNRTIEKAKALEEHGAKVFDSPGEAVKGVHRVHIVVSDDDAVNEVLALAEANLEPGSIIIDHTTTTVEGAIERTVQWAAKGHTYVHVPVFMGPSNALDSTGYMLISDNGDIAQKIMPWLETMTGKVLNFGNVTGKAAGVKLIGNQFLLALTAGISDMLSLAKAVDVTGEDIFTLLSEWNPGASTPQRLRRVLNGQFDTPSWELQMARKDARLMIEEAARGGREVPGTTATAQQMDKWIAAGNAKKDWMIIASGEL; via the coding sequence ATGATAGCATTTTTAGGAACAGGACATTTAGGAGGTAATTTCACGAGGGCGCTTCTGGCAAAAGGAGAGACCGTGCATGTATGGAACAGGACCATAGAAAAAGCGAAAGCACTGGAAGAACATGGTGCTAAGGTGTTTGATAGCCCCGGTGAGGCGGTGAAAGGAGTACACAGGGTGCACATTGTGGTGTCTGATGATGATGCTGTGAACGAAGTACTGGCCCTGGCAGAAGCCAACCTGGAGCCGGGCAGCATAATAATCGACCATACAACCACTACGGTAGAAGGTGCCATCGAACGTACCGTGCAGTGGGCGGCAAAAGGGCATACTTATGTACACGTACCTGTATTTATGGGGCCGTCCAACGCACTGGACAGTACCGGCTATATGCTGATATCTGATAATGGCGATATAGCACAGAAGATCATGCCCTGGCTGGAGACCATGACGGGCAAAGTGCTGAACTTTGGCAATGTTACAGGTAAGGCGGCAGGAGTAAAGCTGATAGGCAACCAGTTCTTACTGGCGCTGACAGCGGGCATATCAGACATGCTTTCCCTGGCCAAAGCGGTAGACGTAACGGGCGAAGACATATTCACCCTGCTCAGCGAGTGGAACCCCGGAGCCTCAACACCGCAAAGGCTGAGGAGGGTGTTGAACGGGCAGTTCGACACGCCATCATGGGAACTGCAGATGGCCCGCAAAGACGCACGCCTGATGATAGAAGAAGCCGCAAGGGGTGGCAGGGAAGTGCCCGGCACCACAGCCACCGCTCAGCAAATGGACAAATGGATAGCCGCAGGCAACGCCAAAAAAGATTGGATGATCATTGCTTCGGGGGAGTTGTAG